The Takifugu rubripes chromosome 3, fTakRub1.2, whole genome shotgun sequence genome contains a region encoding:
- the uckl1b gene encoding uridine-cytidine kinase-like 1 isoform X3, with protein sequence MNSLPPYSGARISGCWTFRTDGSSGDGSLDRLLQPVSTGLSPRKRTTSQCKSEPPLLRTSKRTIYTAGRPPWYNEHGTQSKEAFAIGLCGGSASGKTTVARKIIEALDVPWVVLLSMDSFYKVLSAEEQIRAASNDYNFDHPDAFDFDLLTDTLRKLKQGKSVKIPVYDFTTHGRQKEWKTVYGASVIIFEGIMAFTDKKLLQLLDMKIFVDTDSDIRLVRRLRRDITERGRDIDGVIKQYNKFVKPAFEQYIEPTMRLADIVVPRGGGNMVAIDLIVQHVHSQLEERKLRWDMAALASAHQAQPLPQTLSVLESTPQVRGMHTIIRNKETSRDEFIFYSKRLMRLLIERALSFLPSQVHVVQTPQGEDYEGRAFHGKRITGVSILRAGETMEPALRAVCKDVRIGKILIQTNQDTGEPELHYLRLPKDISEDHVILMDCTVSTGAAAMMAVRVLLDHDVQEDKILLVSLLMAEMGVHSVAYAFPQVKIITTAVDKKVNHLFHIIPGIGNFGDRYFGTDAPPDWSDEDMDEPSY encoded by the exons ATGAACTCACTACCACCGTACTCGGGAGCTAGAATATCAGGCTGTTGGACTTTCAGAACTGATGGCAG cagtggggatGGATCTCTGGACCGGCTCCTCCAGCCTGTCAGCACAGGCCTCTCGCCCAGGAAGAGGACCACCAGCCAGTGCAAGTCGGAGCCGCCCCTCCTGCGCACGTCCAAACGGACCATCTACACCGCCGGCCGGCCCCCTTGGTACAACGAGCATGGAACTCAGTCCAAGGAGGCCTTTGCTATTG GCTTATGTGGCGGCAGCGCTTCAGGGAAGACGACTGTGGCCAGGAAAATAATCGAAGCTCTGGATGTCCCCTGGGTCGTCCTGCTGTCCATGGACTCTTTTTACAAG GTCCTGTCTGCTGAAGAGCAGATCCGAGCTGCCAGCAACGACTACAACTTTGACCACCCTGACGCCTTTGACTTCGACCTGCTGACGGACACCCTGCGCAAGCTCAAACAGGGGAAGAGTGTGAAAATTCCCGTGTACGACTTCACGACTCACGGCAGGCAGAAGGAGTGG AAAACTGTATATGGAGCCAGTGTTATCATCTTTGAGGGAATCATGGCCTTCACAGATAAAAAGCTCCTACAG TTGCTGGATATGAAGATATTTGTGGACACAGACTCCGACATCCGGCTGGTCCGCAGGCTGAGGAGGGATAttacagagagggggagagacatTGATGGCGTCATCAAGCAATACAACAAGTTTGTCAAGCCAGCTTTCGAGCAGTACATTGAACCTACCATGCGCTTGGCTGACATTGTGGTTCCACGTG GCGGCGGCAACATGGTGGCCATTGATTTGATTGTTCAGCACGTCCACAGTCAGTTAGAAGAG AGGAAACTTCGCTGGGATAT GGCAGCCCTGGCCTCTGCACACCAGGCACAGCCCCTCCCCCAGACCCTCAGCGTTCTCGAGAGCACGCCCCAGGTCAGGGGCATGCACACCATCATCAG AAACAAGGAAACGAGTCGCGATGAGTTCATCTTCTACTCCAAGAGGCTGATGCGTCTGCTGATCGAGAGAGCGCTGTCCTTCCTCCCCTCGCAG GTGCACGTGGTCCAGACCCCTCAGGGGGAGGATTATGAAGGCAGGGCCTTTCATGGGAAGAGG ATCACTGGTGTGTCCATCCTCCGCGCCGGGGAGACCATGGAGCCGGCTCTGAGGGCCGTCTGCAAAGATGTCCGCATCGGCAAGATCCTCATCCAGACCAACCAGGACACGGGAGAGCCAGAG CTCCATTACCTCCGTCTACCGAAAGACATCAGCGAAGATCACGTGATTCTCATGGACTGCACCGTGTCCACCGGCGCCGCCGCCATGATGGCCGTCCGCGTTCTGCTG GACCACGACGTTCAGGAGGACAAGATCCTGCTGGTGTCTCTGCTGATGGCAGAGATGGGCGTCCACTCGGTGGCCTACGCGTTCCCACAGGTCAAAATCATCACCACGGCTGTGGACAAGAAGGTCAACCATCTCTTCCACATCATCCCGGGCATAG GAAACTTTGGGGATCGCTACTTCGGAACAGACGCGCCCCCCGACTGGAGCGACGAAGACATGGACGAGCCCAGTTATTGA
- the uckl1b gene encoding uridine-cytidine kinase-like 1 isoform X1: MSAVSVEARFAKMENEEKTTTLTNSSGDGSLDRLLQPVSTGLSPRKRTTSQCKSEPPLLRTSKRTIYTAGRPPWYNEHGTQSKEAFAIGLCGGSASGKTTVARKIIEALDVPWVVLLSMDSFYKVLSAEEQIRAASNDYNFDHPDAFDFDLLTDTLRKLKQGKSVKIPVYDFTTHGRQKEWKTVYGASVIIFEGIMAFTDKKLLQLLDMKIFVDTDSDIRLVRRLRRDITERGRDIDGVIKQYNKFVKPAFEQYIEPTMRLADIVVPRGGGNMVAIDLIVQHVHSQLEERKLRWDMAALASAHQAQPLPQTLSVLESTPQVRGMHTIIRNKETSRDEFIFYSKRLMRLLIERALSFLPSQVHVVQTPQGEDYEGRAFHGKRITGVSILRAGETMEPALRAVCKDVRIGKILIQTNQDTGEPELHYLRLPKDISEDHVILMDCTVSTGAAAMMAVRVLLDHDVQEDKILLVSLLMAEMGVHSVAYAFPQVKIITTAVDKKVNHLFHIIPGIGNFGDRYFGTDAPPDWSDEDMDEPSY; the protein is encoded by the exons ATGTCTGCCGTTAGCGTGGAAGCAAGGTTTGCAAAGATGGAGAACGAAGAAAAAACTACTACTTTGACCAACAG cagtggggatGGATCTCTGGACCGGCTCCTCCAGCCTGTCAGCACAGGCCTCTCGCCCAGGAAGAGGACCACCAGCCAGTGCAAGTCGGAGCCGCCCCTCCTGCGCACGTCCAAACGGACCATCTACACCGCCGGCCGGCCCCCTTGGTACAACGAGCATGGAACTCAGTCCAAGGAGGCCTTTGCTATTG GCTTATGTGGCGGCAGCGCTTCAGGGAAGACGACTGTGGCCAGGAAAATAATCGAAGCTCTGGATGTCCCCTGGGTCGTCCTGCTGTCCATGGACTCTTTTTACAAG GTCCTGTCTGCTGAAGAGCAGATCCGAGCTGCCAGCAACGACTACAACTTTGACCACCCTGACGCCTTTGACTTCGACCTGCTGACGGACACCCTGCGCAAGCTCAAACAGGGGAAGAGTGTGAAAATTCCCGTGTACGACTTCACGACTCACGGCAGGCAGAAGGAGTGG AAAACTGTATATGGAGCCAGTGTTATCATCTTTGAGGGAATCATGGCCTTCACAGATAAAAAGCTCCTACAG TTGCTGGATATGAAGATATTTGTGGACACAGACTCCGACATCCGGCTGGTCCGCAGGCTGAGGAGGGATAttacagagagggggagagacatTGATGGCGTCATCAAGCAATACAACAAGTTTGTCAAGCCAGCTTTCGAGCAGTACATTGAACCTACCATGCGCTTGGCTGACATTGTGGTTCCACGTG GCGGCGGCAACATGGTGGCCATTGATTTGATTGTTCAGCACGTCCACAGTCAGTTAGAAGAG AGGAAACTTCGCTGGGATAT GGCAGCCCTGGCCTCTGCACACCAGGCACAGCCCCTCCCCCAGACCCTCAGCGTTCTCGAGAGCACGCCCCAGGTCAGGGGCATGCACACCATCATCAG AAACAAGGAAACGAGTCGCGATGAGTTCATCTTCTACTCCAAGAGGCTGATGCGTCTGCTGATCGAGAGAGCGCTGTCCTTCCTCCCCTCGCAG GTGCACGTGGTCCAGACCCCTCAGGGGGAGGATTATGAAGGCAGGGCCTTTCATGGGAAGAGG ATCACTGGTGTGTCCATCCTCCGCGCCGGGGAGACCATGGAGCCGGCTCTGAGGGCCGTCTGCAAAGATGTCCGCATCGGCAAGATCCTCATCCAGACCAACCAGGACACGGGAGAGCCAGAG CTCCATTACCTCCGTCTACCGAAAGACATCAGCGAAGATCACGTGATTCTCATGGACTGCACCGTGTCCACCGGCGCCGCCGCCATGATGGCCGTCCGCGTTCTGCTG GACCACGACGTTCAGGAGGACAAGATCCTGCTGGTGTCTCTGCTGATGGCAGAGATGGGCGTCCACTCGGTGGCCTACGCGTTCCCACAGGTCAAAATCATCACCACGGCTGTGGACAAGAAGGTCAACCATCTCTTCCACATCATCCCGGGCATAG GAAACTTTGGGGATCGCTACTTCGGAACAGACGCGCCCCCCGACTGGAGCGACGAAGACATGGACGAGCCCAGTTATTGA
- the uckl1b gene encoding uridine-cytidine kinase-like 1 isoform X2 has product MSAVSVEARFAKMENEEKTTTLTNSSGDGSLDRLLQPVSTGLSPRKRTTSQCKSEPPLLRTSKRTIYTAGRPPWYNEHGTQSKEAFAIGLCGGSASGKTTVARKIIEALDVPWVVLLSMDSFYKVLSAEEQIRAASNDYNFDHPDAFDFDLLTDTLRKLKQGKSVKIPVYDFTTHGRQKEWKTVYGASVIIFEGIMAFTDKKLLQLLDMKIFVDTDSDIRLVRRLRRDITERGRDIDGVIKQYNKFVKPAFEQYIEPTMRLADIVVPRGGGNMVAIDLIVQHVHSQLEERELSVRAALASAHQAQPLPQTLSVLESTPQVRGMHTIIRNKETSRDEFIFYSKRLMRLLIERALSFLPSQVHVVQTPQGEDYEGRAFHGKRITGVSILRAGETMEPALRAVCKDVRIGKILIQTNQDTGEPELHYLRLPKDISEDHVILMDCTVSTGAAAMMAVRVLLDHDVQEDKILLVSLLMAEMGVHSVAYAFPQVKIITTAVDKKVNHLFHIIPGIGNFGDRYFGTDAPPDWSDEDMDEPSY; this is encoded by the exons ATGTCTGCCGTTAGCGTGGAAGCAAGGTTTGCAAAGATGGAGAACGAAGAAAAAACTACTACTTTGACCAACAG cagtggggatGGATCTCTGGACCGGCTCCTCCAGCCTGTCAGCACAGGCCTCTCGCCCAGGAAGAGGACCACCAGCCAGTGCAAGTCGGAGCCGCCCCTCCTGCGCACGTCCAAACGGACCATCTACACCGCCGGCCGGCCCCCTTGGTACAACGAGCATGGAACTCAGTCCAAGGAGGCCTTTGCTATTG GCTTATGTGGCGGCAGCGCTTCAGGGAAGACGACTGTGGCCAGGAAAATAATCGAAGCTCTGGATGTCCCCTGGGTCGTCCTGCTGTCCATGGACTCTTTTTACAAG GTCCTGTCTGCTGAAGAGCAGATCCGAGCTGCCAGCAACGACTACAACTTTGACCACCCTGACGCCTTTGACTTCGACCTGCTGACGGACACCCTGCGCAAGCTCAAACAGGGGAAGAGTGTGAAAATTCCCGTGTACGACTTCACGACTCACGGCAGGCAGAAGGAGTGG AAAACTGTATATGGAGCCAGTGTTATCATCTTTGAGGGAATCATGGCCTTCACAGATAAAAAGCTCCTACAG TTGCTGGATATGAAGATATTTGTGGACACAGACTCCGACATCCGGCTGGTCCGCAGGCTGAGGAGGGATAttacagagagggggagagacatTGATGGCGTCATCAAGCAATACAACAAGTTTGTCAAGCCAGCTTTCGAGCAGTACATTGAACCTACCATGCGCTTGGCTGACATTGTGGTTCCACGTG GCGGCGGCAACATGGTGGCCATTGATTTGATTGTTCAGCACGTCCACAGTCAGTTAGAAGAG CGCGAGCTCAGCGTCAG GGCAGCCCTGGCCTCTGCACACCAGGCACAGCCCCTCCCCCAGACCCTCAGCGTTCTCGAGAGCACGCCCCAGGTCAGGGGCATGCACACCATCATCAG AAACAAGGAAACGAGTCGCGATGAGTTCATCTTCTACTCCAAGAGGCTGATGCGTCTGCTGATCGAGAGAGCGCTGTCCTTCCTCCCCTCGCAG GTGCACGTGGTCCAGACCCCTCAGGGGGAGGATTATGAAGGCAGGGCCTTTCATGGGAAGAGG ATCACTGGTGTGTCCATCCTCCGCGCCGGGGAGACCATGGAGCCGGCTCTGAGGGCCGTCTGCAAAGATGTCCGCATCGGCAAGATCCTCATCCAGACCAACCAGGACACGGGAGAGCCAGAG CTCCATTACCTCCGTCTACCGAAAGACATCAGCGAAGATCACGTGATTCTCATGGACTGCACCGTGTCCACCGGCGCCGCCGCCATGATGGCCGTCCGCGTTCTGCTG GACCACGACGTTCAGGAGGACAAGATCCTGCTGGTGTCTCTGCTGATGGCAGAGATGGGCGTCCACTCGGTGGCCTACGCGTTCCCACAGGTCAAAATCATCACCACGGCTGTGGACAAGAAGGTCAACCATCTCTTCCACATCATCCCGGGCATAG GAAACTTTGGGGATCGCTACTTCGGAACAGACGCGCCCCCCGACTGGAGCGACGAAGACATGGACGAGCCCAGTTATTGA